In one window of Euwallacea similis isolate ESF13 chromosome 4, ESF131.1, whole genome shotgun sequence DNA:
- the LOC136408502 gene encoding uncharacterized protein has protein sequence MTRYRVSFPLLICIGLSVVDLAQAEEKPVQKSPVKSDKFIEALTKLLGDSQTSDRLDLTASASEKREAKYLPLPDSFQGCYDCNTEPWIPIIGRSLHFPLQSGHNSFNVPHFREKLPPNNHQKFPTLYHPPIDQYGAPQASFNFPPMGEVVDFMLPPRFKPFPLSPNFYGPPKPVYGPPRTNFSPPPLSYDIPPPPPPSHNYGPPVTHLNRLPQEIHPPVPVRAINALPLESNLPPAQPSDSYGRPLGGESYSDLVTDNYGAPIANTHHHADPITLGSDSDYRNIIFTNFGSQYNGEIQNGLYKKGLTDVQVVPSVRIADYTASIEHPINVIQSPVLDLNVEDQQHLADKPEQKLSDNPIVVDDTFTSSSDINSTYSSSEIPAKRHNDKYLSSETFDNNIESELIQKLLLEHNFIPQDQIVDIQKGTINPKKIQGDFNSATAEPTTDVLASQKPQPQSTWLSSVNGSFAPPRKQIIVPYLRAPAGNGYQKSSTAIYNKEYTTLAPVFVPPPITTEAYSWWPRLVEDLRNAETQKEPAHGFQKSTTEVINIKEFLAKQKPAFDVASLQKNIDQWTQQAYLNLRQGVTHAKKIPREYFTTTPPGYTETVNDILASNSNQKEYISKEIQENLISRDDDSTTAKPSTSVRFIVRHPSKSSWDQSKVTLRNSTHEKVYLVTPQSYVRHLTSTPATAYSMAPKIQNGKVTNATTMTRIDVRIEPSSEEVEKKLKPIKVVYSEWPHIINNLETTTTLKPTTRHPLFGLMDMAPYTAPPNTTVETLGGHSKVVSVGTSPIVRSASTTPLPNGDVNDTVRIPASAS, from the exons ATGACTAGATATAGG GTTTCCTTTCCGTTGCTTATCTGCATCGGTTTGTCGGTGGTCGATCTTGCCCAGGCTGAAGAAAAACCAGTTCAGAAGTCGCCCGTCAAAAGTGACAAGTTCATCGAAGCTTTGACTAAATTGTTGGGTGACTCTCAAACGTCTGATAGACTCGACTTAACCGCCTCTGCAAGTGAGAAGAGAGAAGCCAAATATCTACCTCTCCCTGATAGTTTTCAAGGTTGTTATGATTGCAATACTGAGCCCTGGATTCCAATCATAGGCAGAAGCCTGCACTTTCCTCTTCAATCTGGCCATAATTCGTTCAACGTTCCACACTTTAGGGAAAAGCTCCCCCCAAATAACCACCAGAAATTCCCTACTCTCTATCATCCTCCGATCGATCAATACGGAGCTCCGCAAGCCAGTTTCAACTTTCCCCCTATGGGGGAAGTTGTGGATTTCATGCTGCCGCCTCGATTTAAACCATTTCCTCTATCACCCAATTTTTACGGCCCCCCGAAACCGGTATACGGTCCTCCAAGAACGAACTTCAGCCCTCCCCCTTTGAGCTACGATATTCCTCCGCCTCCACCTCCATCCCATAACTATGGGCCTCCTGTGACGCACCTAAATCGATTGCCTCAAGAGATTCATCCTCCAGTGCCTGTGAGGGCCATAAATGCCCTTCCATTGGAGAGTAATTTGCCTCCGGCTCAACCTAGTGATAGTTACGGAAGGCCTTTGGGAGGGGAGAGTTATAGTGACTTGGTAACTGATAATTATGGGGCCCCTATCGCTAATACGCATCATCATGCGGATCCCATTACTTTGGGTAGTGATAGTGACTACAGGAATATAATTTTCACCAATTTTGGGTCGCAGTATAACGGGGAAATCCAGAATGGGCTTTATAAGAAGGGTTTGACTGATGTGCAGGTTGTGCCCAGTGTGAGGATTGCGGATTATACTGCCTCCATTGAGCATCCCATTAATGTTATTCAGTCTCCAGTGTTGGATTTGAACGTGGAGGACCAGCAACATTTAGCTGACAAACCTGAGCAGAAGCTCAGCGATAATCCTATAGTAGTAGACGATACGTTTACTAGCTCTAGTGACATCAATAGTACCTACTCTTCATCGGAGATTCCAGCCAAGAGACACAATGATAAATATTTGAGTTCAGAGACTTTTGATAACAACATAGAAAGTGAACTAATACAAAAGTTGCTGCTAGAGCACAATTTTATCCCCCAGGACCAAATTGTGGACATTCAAAAGGGCACTATCAATCCCAAGAAAATTCAGGGTGATTTTAATTCTGCGACTGCTGAACCCACCACTGATGTGCTAGCGAGCCAAAAGCCCCAACCCCAATCCACATGGCTCTCTTCAGTGAACGGTAGCTTTGCCCCTCCAAGGAAACAGATTATTGTGCCTTACTTGAGAGCCCCTGCCGGGAATGGTTACCAGAAATCTTCAACtgcaatttataataaagaaTATACCACTTTGGCCCCAGTTTTTGTGCCTCCTCCCATAACAACCGAAGCCTATAGTTGGTGGCCGCGGCTTGTGGAAGATTTGCGAAATGCGGAGACGCAAAAGGAGCCAGCTCATGGTTTCCAGAAGTCGACAACTGAGGTGATTAACATTAAAGAGTTTCTTGCGAAGCAGAAGCCGGCGTTCGACGTTGCGTCCCTGCAGAAGAATATCGATCAATGGACACAGCAGGCCTATTTGAATTTGCGCCAAGGGGTAACGCACGCAAAGAAAATCCCTAGAGAATATTTCACCACGACCCCTCCAGGGTATACGGAAACCGTCAATGACATCCTGGCTTCTAATAGTAACCAAAAGGAGTATATCAGCAAGGAAATCCAGGAGAATTTAATTTCCCGCGACGATGATTCAACCACCGCAAAACCCTCCACCAGTGTACGATTTATAGTGCGTCATCCTTCGAAATCCTCCTGGGACCAAAGTAAGGTGACTTTACGGAACTCCACCCATGAGAAAGTTTACTTGGTAACGCCTCAAAGCTACGTGAGACATCTCACCAGCACCCCGGCTACAGCGTACAGCATGGCACCAAAAATCCAGAACGGGAAGGTGACGAACGCGACTACAATGACGAGGATCGATGTTAGGATCGAGCCTTCTAGTGAGGAGGTCGAGAAGAAGCTAAAGCCCATTAAGGTAGTTTACAGCGAATGGCCGCACATAA TAAATAACCTGGAAACGACCACAACCCTCAAACCTACCACGAGACACCCCTTATTCGGCCTCATGGACATGGCCCCCTACACGGCGCCTCCAAATACCACCGTGGAAACTCTTGGGGGGCACTCTAAG GTTGTCAGTGTGGGTACCTCTCCGATTGTTAGGTCTGCCAGTACCACTCCGCTGCCCAATGGGGACGTCAATGACACTGTGAGGATTCCTGCCTCAGCGTCATGA
- the LOC136408505 gene encoding kielin/chordin-like protein: protein MGRISIRPLLLWMSYCHFLVTVQPLNPSENEIAHPETKSHPNPKLPASEMPLEVDILNLINVTYKDPGVSLVEGPIRKFPAYKFRVTYGNGPLTHSSTVAEAMNNSRGFTVVFLYRQQRNNLGTLLSLHSPGRLTPWFQLTSNSRTGVLTLKYRLRNSNKLNQIDWSLPRHHRKSPLAAWIWLSLSMDFQEDLIRLDLDCAPSLFEPIPSRKTSHFQVGVPRDALVYFRQEPGRKKKFLGSMQVAKVLPYVSHQRLWNCAEISSNLTPEFQKPLLQ from the exons GGCCGAATCTCCATAAGACCGCTCTTATTATGGATGTCCTATTGTCATTTCCTGGTCACTGTCCAACCCCTAAATCCATCAGAAAACGAGATCGCCCATCCAGAAACCAAAAGCCATCCAAATCCGAAGCTCCCAGCCAGCGAAATGCCTC TTGAAGtggatattttgaatttaattaacgtGACCTACAAGGACCCGGGAGTATCCCTGGTCGAAGGACCCATTCGCAAGTTTCCAGCGTATAAATTTCGGGTGACTTATGGAAATGGGCCTTTGACACATTCCAGCACAGTGGCAGAGGCCATGAATAACAGCAGGGGGTTCACTGTGGTATTCTTATATAG GcaacaaagaaacaatttaggCACGTTGCTCTCCCTGCATTCCCCCGGGCGGTTAACCCCGTGGTTTCAGCTGACCTCGAATTCCAGGACCGGGGTTTTGACGCTAAAATACCGACTTCGCAACTCGAACAAATTGAATCAGATCGACTGGAGCTTGCCGAGGCACCACAGAAAATCCCCTTTAGCtg CTTGGATATGGCTTTCGCTCTCTATGGATTTTCAAGAGGACCTCATCCGTCTGGACTTGGATTGCGCCCCTAGTTTATTCGAACCTATCCCCAGCAGGAAAACATCGCACTTTCAAGTGGGAGTACCCAGAGATGCTTTAGTGTACTTCAGACAGGAACCAGGCaggaagaagaaatttttg GGGTCGATGCAAGTGGCCAAAGTTCTCCCCTACGTTAGCCACCAGAGACTATGGAACTGCGCGGAGATATCCTCAAATCTAACTCCAGAATTTCAGAAACCATTACTGCAATAA